One stretch of Segatella copri DNA includes these proteins:
- the aroQ gene encoding type II 3-dehydroquinate dehydratase produces the protein MKIQIINGPNLNLLGVREPGIYGSNSFESYLPKLKAKFPDIEIEYFQSNIEGELINKLQEVGFSYDGVVLNAGAYTHTSIALQDCIRSLKCPCVEVHISNVHKREEFRHHSYISCACLGVICGFGLASYELAISGILAQKETEE, from the coding sequence ATGAAGATACAAATTATTAATGGTCCAAACTTGAACCTTCTTGGTGTAAGAGAACCGGGTATTTATGGCAGCAATTCTTTCGAGAGTTATCTGCCTAAGCTGAAAGCGAAATTCCCTGATATTGAGATAGAGTACTTTCAGAGCAACATTGAAGGCGAGTTAATCAACAAGCTGCAGGAAGTAGGTTTTTCCTATGATGGTGTAGTACTCAATGCTGGCGCCTATACTCATACCAGCATTGCCTTGCAGGATTGTATTCGCAGTTTGAAATGCCCTTGCGTTGAAGTACACATCTCTAATGTGCATAAACGTGAAGAGTTCCGCCATCATTCATATATTTCCTGTGCTTGCCTGGGCGTAATCTGCGGTTTCGGTCTGGCTTCTTACGAACTTGCCATTTCAGGAATCTTAGCACAGAAAGAAACAGAAGAGTAA
- a CDS encoding O-methyltransferase codes for MTETELIDKYICQHIEPEGDYLYRLYRATNIHTIHGRMASGHIQGRLLKMLVEMIRPKNILEVGTFSGYSAICLAQGLQEGGKLYTFEINDEMEDFTRPWIEGSNVADKIDFRIGDANVEAPQLGVKFDMAFVDGDKRTYIETYEMVMSILNPGGYILADNTLWDGHVIDPAYDRDHQTQGIRAFNDLIARDSRVEVVILPLRDGLTLIRKK; via the coding sequence ATGACAGAGACTGAACTCATAGACAAATATATCTGCCAGCATATAGAGCCTGAAGGCGATTATCTGTATCGTCTTTACCGCGCCACCAATATACATACTATCCATGGACGTATGGCTAGCGGCCATATTCAGGGCAGACTTCTCAAGATGCTTGTAGAGATGATTCGCCCGAAGAATATTCTGGAAGTAGGCACATTTAGTGGCTATAGTGCTATCTGCCTGGCCCAGGGATTGCAGGAAGGTGGAAAACTCTACACTTTCGAAATCAATGATGAGATGGAAGATTTTACCCGTCCCTGGATAGAAGGTTCGAATGTTGCCGATAAGATTGACTTCCGCATCGGTGATGCCAACGTAGAAGCGCCCCAACTAGGCGTAAAATTCGATATGGCTTTTGTTGATGGCGATAAGCGTACCTATATAGAAACGTATGAAATGGTTATGAGCATCCTGAACCCTGGAGGCTACATCCTTGCAGACAATACTCTTTGGGATGGCCACGTCATCGACCCAGCCTACGACCGAGACCATCAGACTCAAGGCATTCGGGCTTTCAATGATTTAATAGCAAGAGATTCTAGGGTAGAGGTTGTTATCTTACCCCTTCGCGATGGTCTTACACTCATCAGGAAAAAATAA
- a CDS encoding FtsX-like permease family protein gives MNFPFFIARRYLFSKKSTHVINVISSISVIGVAVATMALVIVLSVFNGFHDLVASLFTSFDPQLKVVPVEGKTAPADDPILTKIRLLPQVDVATETVEDQALAIYNDHQAMVKIKGVDDNFAELSHITDILYGDGSFSLHAANLEYGTVGIRLAQNLGIGAQWDGFLKIYAPKKEGQLDMTNPGDGFVVDSLNSPGVLFAVKQAKYDKNYIITSISFARNLFGQQGMLSDLELRLKPGSDLDAVKTEMQQIAGNKYKVLDRFEQQEDTFKIMSIEKMIAYIFLTFILVVACFNIIGSLSMLIIDKKNDVVTLRNLGANDKQITRVFLFEGRMIAVIGAVIGIGLGLLLCFLQQQYGFVRLGDSEGSFIVDAYPVSVHYSDVAIIFVTVIAVGWLAVWYPVRALSKRLLS, from the coding sequence ATGAATTTCCCATTCTTTATAGCTCGCAGGTATCTTTTCTCAAAGAAGAGTACGCACGTCATCAACGTCATCAGTTCTATTTCTGTAATAGGAGTGGCGGTAGCTACGATGGCTCTGGTCATCGTTCTGAGTGTTTTTAACGGCTTCCATGACCTGGTAGCTTCACTCTTTACGAGTTTTGACCCACAACTCAAGGTTGTGCCTGTTGAGGGAAAGACTGCACCTGCAGATGATCCTATTCTTACTAAGATTCGTCTTTTGCCGCAGGTAGATGTTGCAACAGAAACCGTAGAAGATCAAGCTCTTGCAATCTATAATGATCATCAGGCTATGGTGAAAATCAAGGGTGTAGATGATAATTTTGCAGAACTTTCTCATATTACAGATATTTTATATGGTGATGGCTCCTTCTCCTTGCATGCTGCCAATCTGGAATATGGAACCGTAGGTATTCGTCTTGCCCAGAATTTAGGCATAGGAGCACAATGGGATGGCTTCCTGAAAATCTATGCTCCTAAAAAGGAAGGACAGCTGGATATGACTAACCCAGGTGATGGCTTTGTTGTTGACTCGCTCAACTCTCCTGGCGTACTTTTTGCCGTCAAACAGGCTAAGTATGATAAAAACTACATCATCACTTCTATCTCATTTGCCCGTAATCTCTTTGGTCAGCAAGGTATGCTCTCTGATTTGGAATTACGCTTGAAACCGGGTAGCGATCTGGATGCTGTAAAGACTGAGATGCAGCAGATAGCTGGTAATAAATATAAAGTGCTTGACAGATTTGAACAACAGGAAGATACCTTTAAAATTATGTCGATAGAGAAGATGATTGCTTATATCTTCCTGACCTTTATCTTAGTTGTTGCATGTTTCAATATCATCGGGTCGCTTTCTATGCTTATTATTGATAAGAAAAATGATGTTGTGACTCTTCGTAATCTTGGAGCTAACGATAAGCAGATTACCAGAGTATTTCTTTTTGAAGGTAGAATGATAGCTGTGATAGGTGCTGTTATTGGTATTGGACTGGGCTTGCTCCTCTGCTTTTTGCAGCAGCAATATGGTTTTGTACGTCTGGGAGATTCTGAAGGCTCCTTTATTGTTGATGCGTATCCGGTAAGTGTCCATTACTCAGATGTTGCCATTATCTTCGTTACTGTAATTGCTGTAGGTTGGCTTGCTGTATGGTATCCTGTAAGAGCGCTGAGTAAAAGGCTGTTGAGTTAA
- the rbfA gene encoding 30S ribosome-binding factor RbfA, with amino-acid sequence MQETRQNRISRLLQKELSLIFQSQTRMMHGVMVSVTKVRVSPDLSICTAYLSVFPSEKGEEILKNINANEKTIRFDLGKKVRNQLRIIPELRFFLDDSLDYLEHIDELLKK; translated from the coding sequence ATGCAAGAAACAAGACAAAACCGTATATCAAGACTTCTCCAGAAGGAGTTGAGTCTTATCTTCCAGTCACAAACCCGCATGATGCATGGTGTGATGGTAAGTGTTACTAAGGTTAGAGTAAGTCCAGATCTCAGTATCTGTACAGCTTACTTGAGTGTGTTCCCTTCTGAAAAAGGTGAGGAGATTTTGAAGAATATCAATGCAAATGAGAAGACGATCCGTTTCGACTTGGGTAAAAAAGTGAGAAACCAGTTACGTATTATTCCAGAACTCCGTTTCTTCCTTGATGATAGTCTCGATTATTTGGAGCACATTGATGAACTCTTGAAAAAGTAA
- the murI gene encoding glutamate racemase yields MMLPSNPGPIGVFDSGYGGLTILHGLRQMMPQYDYMYLGDNARAPYGSRSFEVVYKFTRQAVLKLFSMGCHLVILGCNTASAKALRSLQQRDIPELDPSRRVLGIIRPTAEVIGTITKSNHVGLLATEGTIKSQSYNMEISKLWPEIQVSGVACPLWAAIVEANEADSPGADYFVKKRIDQLMLKDADIDTIILGCTHYPLLMSSIVKNLPDGVRVVPQGQYVANSLKDYLKRHPQMEQMITKTGSCRYLTTESEDKFKESAQIFLHEQVEVTHVDLE; encoded by the coding sequence ATGATGTTGCCTTCTAATCCCGGACCAATCGGTGTCTTTGATTCTGGTTATGGCGGACTGACCATCCTGCATGGGTTGCGCCAGATGATGCCTCAGTATGATTATATGTACTTGGGTGATAATGCTCGTGCTCCTTATGGCTCGCGTTCGTTTGAGGTGGTTTATAAGTTCACACGCCAGGCTGTGCTTAAACTTTTCTCTATGGGGTGTCATCTCGTTATCCTGGGATGTAATACGGCTTCGGCTAAGGCACTACGTTCTTTGCAGCAGCGCGATATTCCTGAGTTGGATCCCAGCAGAAGAGTTCTGGGTATTATCCGCCCTACTGCCGAAGTAATAGGTACTATTACCAAGAGTAATCACGTGGGACTTCTGGCTACAGAAGGTACTATTAAAAGCCAAAGTTATAATATGGAAATTTCGAAACTTTGGCCAGAGATTCAGGTGAGTGGCGTGGCTTGTCCGCTTTGGGCTGCCATCGTGGAAGCCAATGAAGCAGATAGTCCTGGAGCTGATTATTTCGTAAAGAAACGCATCGACCAGCTGATGCTGAAGGACGCTGATATTGATACCATTATTTTGGGTTGCACGCATTATCCGCTTCTTATGAGCAGCATTGTGAAGAATCTTCCTGATGGCGTAAGAGTGGTTCCGCAAGGACAATATGTAGCAAACAGCCTGAAAGATTATCTGAAACGCCATCCGCAGATGGAACAGATGATAACCAAAACAGGCTCTTGCCGATATCTCACAACAGAGAGTGAGGATAAATTCAAGGAATCTGCACAGATTTTCCTTCATGAACAGGTGGAGGTTACACATGTAGATCTTGAATAG
- a CDS encoding OmpH family outer membrane protein produces MKKNLLFLAFALISLTVSAQHTTPAAKVQQQQIAVSAPLHFGYFSFDKVFHTMPGYAIAKHNMDELREKYDAETKRVETEFNAKYEEFLDGQRTYAKTILEKRQAELRELMEKNIAFKAEATRLLQQAENDAYAPLKAKINEEAKKIGKQKGFAFIINTDNNAAPYLNEEMGEDITALLEETLK; encoded by the coding sequence ATGAAAAAGAATCTCTTATTTCTGGCTTTTGCTCTCATCTCTTTGACTGTTTCAGCCCAGCATACAACGCCTGCAGCAAAGGTTCAGCAACAACAGATTGCTGTATCTGCTCCTTTGCATTTTGGCTACTTTAGTTTTGATAAGGTTTTTCATACTATGCCTGGTTACGCTATAGCCAAGCATAATATGGATGAACTCCGTGAGAAATACGATGCAGAAACGAAACGTGTAGAAACTGAGTTTAATGCTAAGTATGAGGAATTTCTTGATGGACAGCGCACTTATGCCAAGACAATTCTGGAGAAACGTCAGGCTGAATTGCGTGAATTGATGGAGAAGAATATTGCCTTTAAGGCTGAGGCTACCCGCCTGTTGCAGCAAGCAGAGAATGATGCTTATGCTCCGCTCAAAGCAAAAATAAACGAGGAAGCCAAAAAGATTGGCAAGCAGAAGGGGTTTGCCTTTATCATCAATACAGACAATAATGCAGCTCCTTATCTCAACGAAGAGATGGGGGAGGATATTACAGCTTTGCTGGAGGAGACTTTGAAATGA
- a CDS encoding OmpH family outer membrane protein codes for MKKLILMLMLCAPMTMMAQKFGKVNTQQIMQSLPDVAKANGEMEALQKQKENDLKSMQDEFQRKADEYQKGSSTMNATAKQQKETELQTLQQKIQQAYQDGQQELQKKSSELMQPIVAKVRTAIEAVGKAGNYTFIFEDGAAVYTGTNVVDVTKEVQAKIK; via the coding sequence ATGAAAAAGCTTATTTTAATGTTGATGCTCTGTGCACCAATGACTATGATGGCTCAGAAGTTTGGTAAAGTAAATACTCAGCAGATTATGCAGTCTTTGCCAGATGTAGCTAAGGCTAATGGCGAGATGGAAGCTCTCCAGAAGCAGAAGGAAAATGACTTGAAGTCTATGCAGGATGAGTTCCAGCGTAAGGCTGACGAGTATCAGAAGGGTTCCAGCACAATGAACGCTACAGCAAAGCAGCAGAAGGAAACTGAGTTGCAGACTCTCCAGCAGAAAATTCAGCAGGCTTACCAGGATGGTCAGCAGGAGTTGCAGAAGAAGAGCAGCGAACTCATGCAGCCTATCGTAGCAAAGGTACGTACAGCTATCGAGGCTGTAGGCAAGGCTGGCAACTACACCTTCATCTTCGAGGATGGTGCTGCTGTATATACAGGTACTAACGTAGTAGACGTTACTAAGGAAGTACAGGCTAAGATTAAGTAA
- a CDS encoding OmpH family outer membrane protein — MKKIVLMLMMAVAAISAHAQKYALIDMEYILKNVPAYERANEQLNQVSRKWQAEVEALNTEASTMYKNYQNEVVFLSQEQKKAKQDAIMQKEKEASDLKKKYFGAEGDLYKMREALMGPIQEEIYTAVKEISDLRGYSLVLDRASNSGIIFGSPKIDISNEVLQKLGYSK; from the coding sequence ATGAAGAAAATAGTATTGATGCTGATGATGGCTGTAGCAGCCATCTCAGCACATGCACAGAAATATGCATTGATAGATATGGAGTACATCTTGAAGAATGTACCCGCTTATGAGCGTGCCAACGAGCAGCTGAATCAGGTAAGCCGCAAATGGCAGGCTGAGGTAGAAGCTCTTAACACAGAGGCAAGCACCATGTATAAGAACTATCAGAACGAGGTAGTGTTCCTTTCCCAGGAGCAGAAGAAGGCTAAGCAGGATGCCATCATGCAGAAAGAGAAGGAGGCTAGCGATTTGAAGAAAAAATATTTTGGTGCAGAAGGCGACCTTTATAAGATGCGTGAGGCATTGATGGGACCTATTCAGGAAGAGATTTATACAGCCGTAAAAGAGATTTCAGATCTGCGCGGATATTCGCTTGTTCTCGATAGAGCTAGCAACAGCGGCATCATCTTTGGCTCTCCTAAGATAGATATTAGCAACGAAGTGCTCCAAAAATTAGGTTATTCCAAATAA
- a CDS encoding BamA/OMP85 family outer membrane protein: MNRFKKIFILLFGVMACMQIQAQDKIVNPDISYAGTPRTLKIGGINVSGVEGYEDYVLTGISGLSVGDEITVPGDEITNAVKRYWKHGLFSKVAIAADSIVGEKLYLHIYLAVRPRISNINYVGLKKSEREDMEQKLGMVKGTQVTPNMLDRAKILAKKYFDDKGFKNAEIQINQRDDVANKGQVILDVVVDKKEKIKVHQITIDGNEQLSDRKIKGGVFSKGAFAKTHEAGKFASFFKSKKFTPERWKEDKQKLIDKYNEYGFRDAQILEDSVSNFDEKHVNIYIKVDEGKKYYIRNISWAGNTVYSSAYLEALLGMKKGDVYNQKILGKRLNEDDDAVSNLYYNNGYVFSRIEPTEINIDGDSIDLEMRVTEGPQAYLSHVRINGNTRLYENVVRRELRTKPGDLFSKDALMRSARELASMGHFDPEKVNPDVKPNPEDGTVDVNWNLEQKSNDQIEFSLGWGQTGVIGRVGLKLNNFSMANLFNKNKEHRGIMPIGDGEVLSIGAQTNGTYYQSYNVSYSTNWFGGKRPIQFSVGAYYSKSTDVSSNYYNSAAMYNYQSYLYGYGSSYYNNYENYYDPDKYIQMVGVSLGWGKRLRWPDDYFTLSVQLAYQRYMMKNWSYMLMTNGNANNLNLTIALNRTSTDNQLFPRRGSEVEASVNLTPPWSAFDNKDYKNLANDSKSPTYSAEQQEKYRWIEYHKWKFKAKTYTALTEGQKCFVLMTRVELGLLGSYNKYKKSPFETYYVGGDGMSGYSSYYGEETIGLRGYENGSVSYSPTTGYYAYAYDRFSLELRYPFLLGNTTIYGLTFVEAGNAWYETKKFNPFSMKRSAGVGVRIFLPMVGLMGIDWAYGFDTVWNGSSYKKGGSQFHFILGQEF, translated from the coding sequence ATGAATAGATTTAAAAAGATTTTCATCCTGCTGTTCGGCGTAATGGCATGCATGCAGATTCAGGCACAAGATAAAATCGTAAATCCTGACATCTCGTATGCAGGTACACCTCGTACCCTTAAGATTGGTGGTATCAATGTTTCGGGTGTTGAGGGCTACGAAGACTATGTTCTCACAGGTATCTCAGGCCTCAGTGTGGGCGACGAGATTACTGTGCCTGGCGACGAGATTACCAATGCCGTAAAGCGCTACTGGAAACATGGACTCTTCTCAAAGGTGGCTATCGCTGCCGACTCTATCGTAGGTGAGAAGCTTTATCTTCATATCTATCTTGCGGTTCGTCCACGTATCTCTAATATCAACTATGTTGGTTTGAAGAAGAGCGAGCGTGAAGATATGGAGCAGAAGTTGGGTATGGTAAAGGGTACTCAGGTAACTCCGAATATGCTCGACCGTGCCAAGATCCTCGCCAAGAAGTATTTCGATGATAAGGGCTTCAAGAACGCTGAAATCCAGATTAACCAGCGCGATGATGTTGCCAACAAGGGACAGGTAATCCTGGATGTTGTTGTTGACAAGAAAGAAAAAATCAAGGTACATCAGATAACTATTGATGGAAACGAACAGCTTTCTGACCGCAAGATTAAGGGTGGAGTCTTCTCGAAGGGTGCTTTTGCCAAGACGCATGAGGCTGGTAAATTCGCTTCTTTCTTCAAGTCGAAGAAGTTTACTCCTGAGCGTTGGAAGGAAGATAAGCAGAAACTCATCGACAAATATAATGAGTATGGTTTCCGTGATGCTCAGATTCTGGAAGATAGCGTGAGCAACTTCGATGAGAAGCACGTTAATATCTACATCAAGGTAGATGAAGGTAAGAAATACTATATCCGTAACATCTCCTGGGCTGGTAATACCGTTTACTCTTCAGCTTATCTCGAAGCATTGCTCGGTATGAAGAAGGGCGATGTATATAACCAGAAGATATTGGGTAAGCGCCTGAATGAAGATGATGACGCTGTTTCTAACCTCTACTATAATAATGGTTATGTGTTCTCTCGTATCGAACCGACTGAAATCAATATTGATGGCGACTCTATCGACTTGGAGATGCGCGTAACAGAGGGACCTCAGGCTTATCTGAGCCATGTACGTATCAATGGTAATACCCGTCTTTACGAAAACGTAGTGCGTCGTGAGCTTCGTACCAAGCCAGGCGACCTTTTCTCTAAGGATGCTCTGATGCGTTCGGCTCGTGAGCTTGCTTCTATGGGACACTTTGATCCTGAGAAGGTTAACCCGGATGTAAAGCCTAATCCTGAAGATGGTACGGTTGATGTAAACTGGAACCTGGAGCAGAAGAGTAACGACCAGATTGAGTTCTCGCTCGGTTGGGGTCAGACGGGTGTCATCGGACGTGTGGGCTTGAAACTCAACAACTTCTCTATGGCAAACCTCTTCAACAAGAACAAGGAGCATCGTGGTATCATGCCTATCGGTGATGGTGAGGTGCTGAGTATCGGTGCACAGACCAATGGTACCTACTACCAGAGCTATAACGTAAGCTACTCTACCAACTGGTTTGGCGGTAAGCGCCCTATCCAGTTCAGCGTAGGTGCATACTACAGTAAGAGTACCGACGTGTCAAGCAACTATTACAATAGTGCAGCCATGTACAACTATCAGAGTTACTTATATGGCTATGGTTCTAGTTACTATAACAACTACGAGAATTATTACGATCCAGACAAGTATATCCAGATGGTGGGTGTAAGCCTCGGTTGGGGTAAGCGCCTCCGTTGGCCGGATGATTACTTCACCTTGTCTGTACAGTTGGCTTACCAGCGCTACATGATGAAGAACTGGAGCTATATGTTGATGACCAACGGTAATGCGAACAACTTGAACTTGACCATCGCATTGAACCGAACATCAACCGATAACCAACTCTTCCCACGTCGTGGTTCTGAGGTTGAGGCAAGTGTCAACCTTACTCCACCATGGAGTGCGTTCGACAACAAGGACTACAAGAATCTTGCCAACGATTCTAAGTCGCCAACCTATTCTGCTGAGCAGCAGGAGAAGTACAGATGGATTGAATACCATAAGTGGAAGTTCAAGGCAAAGACTTATACTGCACTCACAGAGGGTCAGAAATGCTTCGTATTGATGACCCGTGTAGAACTCGGTTTGCTCGGTTCTTATAACAAGTATAAGAAGAGTCCGTTCGAGACCTACTATGTGGGTGGTGACGGTATGAGTGGATACTCATCATATTATGGTGAGGAAACAATCGGACTCCGCGGTTATGAGAATGGTTCTGTATCTTACAGTCCTACAACCGGTTACTATGCTTATGCATACGACCGCTTCTCATTGGAGCTTCGCTATCCATTCCTCTTAGGTAACACAACCATTTACGGTTTGACCTTCGTAGAGGCTGGTAACGCCTGGTATGAAACCAAGAAGTTCAACCCATTCAGCATGAAACGTAGTGCCGGTGTCGGTGTACGTATCTTCTTGCCTATGGTTGGTCTGATGGGTATTGACTGGGCCTACGGTTTCGATACTGTATGGAATGGTAGCTCATATAAGAAGGGTGGAAGCCAGTTCCACTTCATTTTAGGTCAGGAATTCTAA
- a CDS encoding isoprenyl transferase produces the protein MMDNLDMNRIPEHIAIIMDGNGRWATERGKERSYGHQAGVETVRRITSECTRLGVKYLTLYTFSTENWNRPADEVAALMGLVLTSLEDEIFMKNNVRFRVIGDLKRLPQQVQDKLQETMDHTAKNDAMTMVVALSYSSRWEILNATKKMVKEALESGSTYEQIEDKLTEENFEKHLETSFMPDPELLIRTGGELRISNYLLWQIAYSELYFCDTFWPDFNEEDLHKAIASYQNRQRRFGKTEAQVEEEEK, from the coding sequence ATGATGGACAACTTAGATATGAACAGGATTCCTGAGCACATCGCTATCATTATGGATGGCAATGGTCGCTGGGCAACAGAACGGGGCAAGGAGCGTAGCTACGGCCATCAGGCTGGAGTAGAAACCGTGCGCCGAATTACATCGGAGTGTACCAGGTTGGGGGTAAAATATCTCACCCTCTATACTTTCTCTACAGAGAATTGGAACCGTCCGGCCGATGAGGTTGCTGCCTTGATGGGACTGGTACTGACTTCGCTCGAAGATGAAATCTTCATGAAGAATAATGTCCGCTTCCGTGTGATAGGCGATTTGAAACGCCTGCCACAACAGGTGCAGGACAAGCTTCAGGAGACCATGGACCATACTGCGAAGAACGATGCTATGACTATGGTTGTAGCATTGAGCTATTCTTCACGTTGGGAAATCCTGAATGCTACAAAGAAAATGGTAAAAGAAGCATTGGAGTCAGGTTCAACCTATGAGCAGATAGAGGATAAACTGACAGAGGAGAACTTCGAAAAGCATCTTGAGACCAGTTTCATGCCAGATCCAGAACTTCTGATACGTACAGGAGGTGAACTCCGTATCAGCAACTATCTTCTTTGGCAGATAGCTTATTCAGAGTTGTATTTCTGTGATACCTTCTGGCCAGACTTCAATGAAGAAGATCTGCATAAGGCAATAGCAAGTTATCAGAACCGCCAACGTCGATTTGGAAAAACCGAGGCACAGGTGGAAGAGGAGGAGAAATAG
- a CDS encoding DUF6089 family protein, with protein MERTFQYRWLEQGRLIILLAFLTLGCIAVRAQDDPQYRMEIGAGVGVMTYEGDFNGNVLGDMQPAGFLVGRYNFDPYKDLKLSVGFGKIKGSSANVDTFYPDYAENPYSFNHTLVDMNLVFEYNFWPYGTGRDYRGAQRLVPYILGGLGATYVKGNEKNVFTANVPLGIGAKYKVNERLNLGLAWTFHFSLSDELDGVKDPYWVKSSGIFKNTDCYSTIAVSVTYSFSAKCKTCNKEE; from the coding sequence ATGGAGAGGACGTTTCAATATAGATGGCTGGAGCAAGGAAGATTAATCATCCTGCTTGCCTTCTTAACTTTGGGCTGTATTGCGGTTCGTGCACAGGACGATCCGCAATATCGCATGGAGATAGGTGCCGGTGTGGGGGTGATGACCTATGAAGGCGACTTTAACGGAAATGTGCTTGGCGACATGCAACCTGCCGGTTTCCTGGTGGGAAGATACAATTTCGACCCCTACAAGGATTTGAAACTGAGCGTGGGCTTTGGAAAAATAAAAGGTTCTTCGGCGAATGTGGATACTTTCTATCCTGATTATGCGGAGAATCCCTATAGTTTCAATCATACGCTGGTGGATATGAATCTGGTGTTCGAGTACAACTTCTGGCCCTACGGAACAGGCAGAGACTATCGCGGAGCCCAGCGCCTGGTTCCTTATATACTGGGTGGCCTGGGAGCAACCTATGTAAAAGGTAACGAAAAAAATGTATTTACAGCAAACGTGCCTTTAGGCATCGGCGCAAAATATAAAGTAAACGAAAGGTTGAACTTGGGACTGGCCTGGACTTTCCATTTCTCGCTTAGCGATGAACTGGATGGCGTGAAAGACCCTTACTGGGTAAAGAGCAGTGGCATTTTCAAGAATACCGACTGCTATTCTACCATAGCCGTTTCGGTGACCTATAGTTTCAGTGCAAAATGTAAAACTTGTAATAAAGAAGAATGA
- a CDS encoding DUF6242 domain-containing protein: MKRKFFAFIALITATLSLSSCLSSDETTVEYTHDTAITAFSLGSLDRYTKTKAGKDTLLKANVTGSDYKFYIDQAQRLIYNVDSLPCGVRDTAILATISSKNSSPILLMDINKTDSVAAYYSSSDSINFSKPRFIRVYSGDYSAYAEYKVTVNVHKELPYEFKWHELAQNNSQLAAFSDLKAVACGDDIYVFGKTAEGTKVLKSAINDGSAWSSIMMNVSLSSDAYQSAVALDGELYISDGGKVYASADAETWTLVPGNADVKQLIGASSKYLYAYTATGISVSKDKGASWEAEKLDKDADYLPTQNISMNVAGVLSAKDVENVMLLGTRDKALNDTVATTWLRTVDYANEDGQWNYLEIEKNKSGKMPWLDQVITCAADTGFVALGSNGKWYKSQDAGLTWTHDKKVALPGEFSTAARFAFCRDKQHYYWIIRNGYVWRGRFNIDGWSKED; encoded by the coding sequence ATGAAAAGGAAGTTTTTTGCTTTCATAGCGCTGATTACAGCTACGCTCTCGCTCTCTTCTTGCTTGAGCAGCGATGAAACAACAGTAGAATATACACATGATACAGCCATCACGGCTTTCTCGTTGGGTAGTCTTGACAGATATACCAAAACGAAGGCAGGTAAAGATACCTTGCTCAAGGCTAATGTGACGGGCTCTGACTATAAATTTTACATAGATCAGGCACAACGCTTGATTTATAATGTAGATTCCTTGCCTTGCGGGGTGAGGGATACTGCCATATTGGCTACTATCAGCAGCAAGAATAGCAGCCCTATTCTCCTGATGGATATCAACAAGACTGATTCTGTCGCAGCATACTATTCAAGCTCTGATTCCATCAACTTCTCAAAGCCTCGCTTTATTAGAGTTTACAGCGGTGACTACTCTGCCTATGCCGAGTATAAGGTTACCGTAAACGTACATAAGGAGTTGCCTTATGAGTTTAAGTGGCATGAGCTGGCTCAGAACAACAGTCAGTTGGCAGCATTCTCTGATTTGAAGGCTGTAGCTTGTGGTGATGACATCTATGTATTCGGCAAGACTGCCGAGGGTACTAAGGTGCTGAAGTCAGCCATCAATGATGGCAGCGCCTGGTCATCTATTATGATGAACGTAAGCTTAAGTAGTGACGCTTACCAGAGTGCAGTAGCGCTGGATGGCGAACTCTATATCTCAGATGGCGGCAAAGTTTATGCTTCTGCCGATGCTGAAACATGGACATTGGTTCCTGGAAATGCAGATGTCAAGCAGCTCATTGGTGCAAGCAGCAAGTATCTCTATGCTTATACAGCTACAGGTATCTCTGTTTCAAAAGATAAGGGTGCCAGCTGGGAGGCAGAGAAACTTGATAAAGATGCTGACTATTTGCCAACACAGAATATCTCAATGAATGTGGCTGGCGTACTCTCTGCTAAGGATGTAGAGAACGTAATGCTGCTGGGTACTCGCGACAAGGCTTTGAATGATACGGTTGCCACCACATGGCTGCGCACGGTTGACTATGCAAATGAAGACGGACAGTGGAACTATCTGGAAATCGAAAAAAATAAAAGTGGAAAGATGCCTTGGCTGGATCAGGTAATTACCTGTGCTGCCGATACAGGCTTCGTTGCTTTAGGCAGTAACGGCAAATGGTATAAGAGCCAGGATGCCGGCTTGACTTGGACTCATGACAAGAAGGTGGCTTTGCCTGGTGAGTTTAGTACTGCTGCCCGTTTTGCTTTCTGCCGTGACAAGCAACATTATTATTGGATTATCAGAAACGGATACGTATGGAGAGGACGTTTCAATATAGATGGCTGGAGCAAGGAAGATTAA